From Vitis vinifera cultivar Pinot Noir 40024 chromosome 14, ASM3070453v1, a single genomic window includes:
- the LOC104881578 gene encoding uncharacterized protein LOC104881578 has translation MDASNFAIGGVLMQDRHPIAFESRKLNDIERRYMVQENEMTTIVQLLAYMEALSPRTDRQAERVNALLELYLRHFVSANQKDWAKFPDVAQVSYNLQRSEATNKSLFELATGQQPLTPHTLAMGYTGKSLVAFKFAKGWHEQSDIARSYLDKATKKIKKWSEKKQRHTEYKVGDMVFVKLLPQQFKLLRPVHKGLLRRYEGPFPILGKVDKISYKVKLPPRLKIHPVFHMSYLKTYHKDNDDPSRGLSKRAPIAIMTSYDKEVEYIIADQVIRRRGMPLTTE, from the exons ATGGATGCCTCAAACTTCGCTATTGGGGGAGTTCTAATGCAAGATAGGCATCCAATAGCCTTCGAGAGTCGCAAGCTTAATGACATAGAGAGGCGCTACATGGTGCAAGAAAATGAGATGACCACCATCGTCCAATTGCTTGCGTACATGGAGGCATTATCTCCTAGG ACGGATAGGCAAGCTGAAAGGGTGAATGCTTTGCTAGAACTATACTTAAGGCACTTCGTGAGTGCCAACCAAAAGGATTGGGCTAAGTTTCCAGATGTAGCCCAGGTTTCATACAACTTGCAAAGGAGTGAAGCAACCAACAAGAGCCTATTTGAACTAGCCACAGGGCAACAACCATTGACTCCTCACACACTAGCGATGGGCTATACGGGGAAAAGCCTAGTGGCTTTCAAGTTTGCTAAGGGGTGGCACGAGCAATCCGATATAGCTCGCTCATACTTGGACAAGGCcactaagaaaataaagaagtggTCTGAAAAGAAGCAACGTCACACTGAGTATAAGGTTGGAGACATGGTGTTTgtcaagctccttcctcaacaattCAAATTGCTAAGGCCGGTGCATAAGGGCCTTTTGAGGAGGTATGAGGGACCCTTTCCCATACTTGGGAAGGTCGATAAGATATCCTACAAAGTTAAGTTGCCACCGAGGTTGAAGATTCATCCTGTCTTCCACATGAGTTACTTAAAAACATATCACAAAGACAATGATGATCCAAGCCGAGGGTTATCTAAGAGGGCACCTATAGCAATAATGACCTCCTATGATAAGGAAGTAGAATACATAATCGCAGACCAAGTCATAAGGAGACGAGGCATGCCTTTGACTACAGAGTAG